A DNA window from Candidatus Bathyarchaeota archaeon contains the following coding sequences:
- a CDS encoding TatD family nuclease-associated radical SAM protein — protein sequence MNDRKSSITYRYSFCPNTIYLNITNRCTNNCIFCIKTYSTGLQGYRLILDKEPTLQRIWESIRKEVKKSDREIVWCGFGEPTIRLDAVLNLTKKIKKEYPLIKVRLNTDGLAQLRNKNMQVAKELKDAGIDFASISLNAESSEKYEEICRPSTSKAYQSVLDFAKDCRKYFSQVILTVVRMEGINIPQCEKIAANLGCDFRIR from the coding sequence TTGAATGATCGCAAAAGCTCGATAACGTATAGATATAGTTTCTGTCCTAACACTATTTATTTGAATATAACTAACCGCTGTACAAATAATTGCATTTTCTGTATAAAGACATATTCCACTGGTTTGCAAGGGTATAGGCTTATTTTAGATAAAGAACCGACTTTGCAGAGGATTTGGGAATCTATAAGAAAAGAGGTTAAAAAATCCGATAGAGAGATTGTCTGGTGTGGATTTGGAGAGCCAACAATCAGGTTAGATGCAGTCCTTAATTTAACTAAGAAAATAAAAAAAGAGTATCCCTTAATTAAAGTCCGGTTAAATACAGACGGCCTGGCCCAATTAAGAAATAAAAATATGCAAGTTGCTAAAGAATTGAAAGATGCTGGCATAGATTTTGCTTCAATAAGTCTGAATGCTGAAAGCAGTGAAAAATATGAGGAGATTTGTAGACCTTCAACATCTAAAGCATATCAATCAGTACTCGATTTTGCTAAAGATTGTAGAAAATATTTTTCCCAAGTTATTTTGACAGTTGTGAGAATGGAAGGTATCAATATTCCACAATGTGAAAAAATCGCGGCGAATTTGGGATGTGATTTCAGAATTAGGTGA